A single genomic interval of Mucilaginibacter robiniae harbors:
- a CDS encoding glycoside hydrolase family 2 protein — MKKLILLLFIVTSLTRVYAQDSLITNIGSRKALSLNGSWQYIVDPYETGFYDYRYHELNEKNGDAYWNTDVPANKTDKKEHGYIAKYTLQVPGDWNHQKPEFVYYEGTVWYKKSFDFHPAESATRYFLYFGAVNYRADVYLNGKKMGMHKGGFTPFNFEVPVSLLKATGNFLVVKVDNKRYADEVPTLNTDWWNYGGITRDVKLVEVPQSFIQDYVIQLKKPLPGKAPAAMPEVTGWIRLNQAQSGGNITITIPELKLKKQVAVIGAITPVSFKLPKLQLWSPEHPKLYQVIVATSNDRVEDKIGFRTVEAYGKQVLLNGKPIFMRGISIHGEIPQEVRRAVGPEDAKQLLGQARELGCNMVRLAHYPHDEAMTRLADSLGILVWSEIPVYWTINFGSQEVLNKAKAQLKEMITRDHNRASIIIWSVGNETPVSQTRTDFMHSLITEAKRLDSTRMISAALEVNYSALKDINEVNDPLGQFVDLVAFNEYLGWYGGLPDKCRTTNWSTPYNKPLFISETGAGAKGGFHADSLTRFSEEFQEWYYKEQIAMLKRMPVNFVGLSPWVLNDFRSPKRNNPIYQEGWNRKGLYDDKGNKKKAFYIMQAYYNEMKKKTIK; from the coding sequence ATGAAGAAACTCATACTCCTTTTATTCATCGTAACTTCTTTAACCAGGGTTTACGCCCAGGATAGCCTGATTACGAATATTGGTTCACGTAAAGCACTTTCCTTAAATGGTAGCTGGCAATACATTGTTGACCCTTACGAAACCGGGTTTTATGATTACCGCTACCATGAACTAAATGAAAAAAACGGTGATGCTTACTGGAACACCGATGTGCCCGCGAATAAAACTGATAAAAAGGAACATGGCTATATAGCTAAATATACTTTACAGGTACCCGGCGATTGGAATCATCAAAAACCTGAGTTTGTTTATTATGAAGGAACAGTCTGGTATAAAAAATCTTTTGATTTTCATCCTGCTGAATCCGCAACTCGTTACTTCTTGTATTTCGGTGCGGTAAATTACCGGGCCGATGTTTACCTGAATGGTAAAAAAATGGGTATGCACAAAGGTGGGTTTACACCTTTTAACTTTGAGGTGCCTGTATCTTTACTGAAAGCTACGGGCAATTTTTTGGTAGTTAAGGTAGATAATAAGCGTTATGCCGATGAAGTACCTACCCTGAATACCGATTGGTGGAACTATGGCGGCATCACCCGTGATGTAAAGCTGGTAGAAGTACCGCAAAGCTTTATTCAAGATTATGTAATTCAATTGAAAAAGCCATTGCCGGGAAAAGCACCTGCTGCAATGCCCGAAGTTACTGGTTGGATCAGGCTGAATCAGGCTCAATCCGGCGGAAACATCACCATTACTATACCTGAGTTGAAGCTTAAGAAGCAAGTAGCCGTTATTGGTGCAATCACGCCGGTTAGCTTCAAGTTACCTAAGCTTCAGTTATGGTCGCCCGAACACCCGAAACTATATCAGGTAATCGTAGCTACCTCCAATGATAGGGTAGAGGATAAAATAGGCTTTCGTACTGTGGAAGCTTATGGCAAGCAGGTGCTGCTGAATGGCAAGCCTATTTTTATGCGAGGTATCAGCATTCATGGCGAAATTCCTCAGGAAGTACGTAGGGCTGTGGGGCCGGAAGATGCTAAGCAACTGCTGGGGCAGGCACGTGAGTTAGGCTGCAATATGGTAAGGCTGGCCCATTACCCACACGATGAAGCCATGACCCGTTTGGCCGATTCATTAGGTATATTGGTATGGTCGGAAATACCCGTGTACTGGACTATCAACTTTGGTAGCCAGGAAGTTTTGAACAAAGCCAAGGCACAGTTAAAGGAAATGATTACCCGCGATCATAATCGGGCTAGTATCATTATCTGGTCGGTAGGTAATGAAACGCCGGTTAGTCAAACCCGAACTGATTTTATGCATAGCCTGATTACTGAAGCTAAGCGATTAGATTCTACCCGCATGATATCAGCTGCATTAGAAGTGAATTATAGTGCGCTTAAAGATATCAATGAGGTAAATGATCCATTGGGGCAGTTTGTGGATTTGGTTGCTTTTAATGAATACCTGGGCTGGTATGGTGGCTTGCCCGATAAATGCCGTACTACCAACTGGAGTACGCCATATAATAAACCATTATTTATCAGCGAAACCGGAGCCGGTGCTAAAGGTGGCTTTCATGCCGATTCATTAACGCGCTTTAGCGAAGAATTTCAGGAGTGGTATTACAAAGAGCAAATAGCCATGCTGAAACGTATGCCGGTTAACTTTGTGGGCCTGTCGCCTTGGGTGTTGAATGATTTCAGGTCGCCTAAACGTAACAACCCTATTTATCAGGAAGGTTGGAACCGCAAAGGGTTGTATGATGATAAAGGCAACAAAAAGAAAGCCTTTTACATTATGCAGGCCTATTATAATGAAATGAAAAAGAAAACGATTAAATAA
- a CDS encoding glycoside hydrolase family 88 protein, with protein MSFKKNILITGAVCLLATGLAKAQQSRAFKTDKALLQTLLTDFKDADQQYKVLMKELPAGRFPKTYYAAKNSLETSGSGWWCSGFYPGTLLYLYQQTKDAALLTEANRALTLLAPEQYNRTTHDLGFMMYCSFGNALKIAPKPAYKEILINSAKSLASRFDPKVGCIKSWDSKKNEYLVIIDNMMNLELLFWATRATGDSSFYKIAVTHANTTMKNHFRPDYSSYHVVNYNPETGAVQQRRTAQGYADESAWARGQAWGLYGYTVMYRETHDKKYLDQANHIAAFILNNDNLPADKVPYWDFNAPNIPNALRDASAGAVMASALLELCHYTDKPSGEKYFTVAQTLLRNLSKPPYLATAGTNGGFILQHSVGHMPNHTEVDVPLTYADYYFVEALIRYKNMGR; from the coding sequence ATGTCATTCAAAAAAAATATACTGATTACCGGAGCGGTTTGCTTGTTAGCTACTGGCCTTGCTAAGGCTCAGCAAAGCCGTGCATTCAAAACCGATAAGGCACTATTGCAAACCTTATTAACCGACTTTAAAGATGCCGATCAGCAATATAAAGTATTAATGAAAGAACTGCCGGCAGGCCGATTTCCTAAAACTTATTATGCTGCTAAAAATAGTTTAGAAACCAGCGGATCAGGCTGGTGGTGCAGCGGTTTTTACCCCGGTACACTGCTGTATCTATATCAGCAAACTAAAGATGCCGCATTGCTGACAGAAGCTAACAGGGCCTTAACCCTGCTGGCTCCCGAACAATACAATAGAACCACACACGATTTAGGTTTTATGATGTATTGCAGCTTTGGTAATGCACTAAAAATAGCACCTAAGCCAGCGTATAAAGAAATTCTGATTAACAGTGCCAAGTCATTAGCCAGCCGTTTCGACCCGAAGGTGGGCTGTATCAAATCATGGGATTCAAAAAAGAACGAGTACCTGGTAATCATTGATAATATGATGAATCTGGAACTGCTGTTCTGGGCTACCCGGGCTACTGGCGATTCCAGCTTTTACAAAATAGCTGTTACACATGCCAATACTACCATGAAAAATCATTTCCGGCCCGATTACAGTTCTTACCATGTTGTAAACTATAATCCTGAAACCGGCGCAGTACAGCAACGCCGTACGGCGCAAGGGTATGCCGATGAATCAGCTTGGGCTCGCGGACAGGCCTGGGGCTTGTATGGTTACACCGTGATGTACCGTGAAACGCATGATAAGAAATATTTGGATCAGGCTAACCATATTGCGGCGTTCATCCTGAACAATGATAACCTGCCGGCTGATAAAGTGCCTTATTGGGACTTCAATGCGCCTAACATTCCTAATGCGTTACGCGATGCATCAGCCGGTGCAGTAATGGCATCTGCCTTATTAGAATTGTGCCATTATACCGATAAGCCTAGTGGCGAGAAATACTTTACGGTAGCACAAACACTTTTAAGAAATTTATCTAAACCACCTTACCTGGCAACTGCCGGAACCAACGGCGGCTTCATCTTGCAACATAGCGTAGGGCACATGCCTAACCATACCGAAGTGGATGTACCGCTCACTTATGCCGATTATTACTTTGTTGAAGCGCTAATCAGATACAAAAACATGGGCAGATAA
- a CDS encoding glycoside hydrolase family 35 protein, whose protein sequence is MKNTLLALLAGSVMLTSSPGIYAQAKHTFGFGDESFLLDSKPFQMISGEMHYPRVPREAWRARMKMAKAMGLNTIGTYVFWNVHEPQKGKFDFTGNNDIVEFVKIAQQEGLWVILRPSPYVCAEWEFGGYPYWLQNEKGLVVRSKDPQYLKEYETYIKEVGKRLAPLQINHGGNILMVQIENEYGSYGSDKEYLAINQRMFKEAGFDGLLYTCDPGADVAKGHLPGLLPGINGIDDPVKVRALVNENHGGKGPYYIAEWYPAWFDWWGTKHHTVAAKEYTSKLDGVLAAGISINMYMFHGGTTRGFMNGANYKDNTPFEPQVSSYDYDAPLDEAGNATPKFMAFRSVIEKHLPKGQTLPAVPASKPVISIPQITLSQSASLLSNLPAPKSNLTPLTFEDLHQDYGFVLYRTTLQGGKSGLLKLKELRDYALVMVNGKTIGTLDRRLKQDSLQLELPQGKVTLDILVENLGRINFGKYLLQNKKGITEKVLFGDNEVQHWQMYSLPLADVSTVRYGGTTAANAQVPVIRKGSFNLTKVADTYLDMSAWGKGVVWINGHNLGRYWRVGPQQTLYVPGEWLKSGRNEVVVFEQLKPQQTQLKALDHPILDQVQ, encoded by the coding sequence TTGAAAAATACATTATTGGCGCTACTTGCAGGCAGCGTTATGCTTACTTCTTCTCCAGGAATTTATGCCCAGGCTAAGCATACGTTTGGCTTTGGAGATGAATCCTTTTTGCTGGATAGCAAACCATTTCAGATGATAAGCGGCGAAATGCATTATCCGCGTGTGCCGCGCGAAGCTTGGCGTGCACGTATGAAAATGGCCAAAGCTATGGGGTTGAATACGATAGGTACTTACGTGTTCTGGAATGTGCATGAGCCGCAAAAAGGCAAGTTCGATTTTACTGGTAATAACGATATTGTGGAATTTGTTAAAATTGCCCAGCAGGAAGGCTTGTGGGTGATATTGCGCCCTAGTCCTTATGTATGTGCCGAGTGGGAATTTGGCGGCTACCCTTATTGGTTGCAAAACGAAAAAGGTTTGGTAGTACGCAGTAAAGACCCGCAATATTTGAAAGAATACGAAACTTACATTAAAGAAGTAGGTAAGCGTTTGGCTCCGCTGCAAATCAATCATGGCGGTAATATTCTGATGGTGCAGATTGAGAATGAATATGGCTCATACGGCAGCGATAAAGAATACTTAGCCATCAACCAGAGAATGTTTAAAGAGGCAGGGTTCGATGGTCTGTTATATACCTGTGATCCCGGAGCTGATGTGGCTAAAGGACATTTGCCTGGCTTGCTGCCTGGCATTAATGGAATTGATGATCCGGTTAAAGTAAGGGCTTTAGTTAACGAGAATCATGGTGGTAAAGGCCCGTACTACATTGCCGAATGGTACCCGGCCTGGTTTGATTGGTGGGGTACTAAACACCATACTGTAGCTGCCAAAGAATATACCAGCAAACTGGATGGTGTGTTGGCCGCAGGTATATCCATCAATATGTACATGTTTCATGGCGGTACTACTCGTGGTTTCATGAACGGTGCCAATTATAAAGACAATACGCCTTTTGAGCCACAGGTAAGCAGCTACGATTATGATGCACCTTTGGATGAGGCAGGAAATGCTACGCCCAAGTTTATGGCTTTTCGCAGCGTAATTGAAAAGCATCTACCGAAAGGGCAAACATTGCCGGCGGTACCTGCATCTAAGCCGGTAATCAGCATTCCGCAAATTACATTGAGCCAATCTGCCAGCCTGTTGAGCAACCTGCCGGCACCCAAGTCTAATCTAACCCCGCTTACATTTGAAGACCTGCACCAGGATTATGGTTTTGTACTTTACCGTACTACCCTGCAAGGCGGTAAAAGCGGGTTACTAAAGCTGAAAGAACTGCGGGATTATGCCTTAGTAATGGTAAATGGCAAAACTATAGGTACGCTGGACCGTAGGCTTAAGCAAGATAGCTTGCAATTGGAGTTACCTCAGGGTAAAGTAACGTTAGATATACTGGTGGAGAACCTGGGCCGCATCAACTTTGGCAAATACCTGCTGCAAAACAAAAAAGGAATTACCGAAAAAGTGCTGTTTGGCGATAATGAGGTGCAGCACTGGCAAATGTACAGCTTGCCACTGGCCGATGTGAGTACTGTCCGTTACGGTGGCACTACTGCTGCAAACGCGCAGGTTCCTGTTATTCGCAAAGGCAGCTTCAACCTTACCAAGGTAGCCGATACGTATTTGGATATGAGTGCCTGGGGCAAGGGGGTGGTATGGATTAACGGTCATAACCTGGGCCGGTATTGGCGTGTTGGTCCACAACAAACATTATATGTACCAGGTGAGTGGCTTAAATCTGGCCGTAACGAAGTGGTGGTGTTCGAACAGCTCAAGCCTCAGCAAACACAATTGAAAGCTTTAGACCATCCTATATTGGATCAGGTGCAGTAA
- a CDS encoding YetF domain-containing protein, with product MQTEDVKLTDWARILVGDVPYSFYIELIIRAAFVYLLLIVSMRLIGKRMSSQIGRTEMAALVSLAAAIGVPLQAPDRGLLPAVAIAIVVVFTERWIAARAYKSQNFEKFIQGNIDVLVKDSVMDLKNMKKVRLTRERLVSQLRSNGIKQLGEVKRFYMEANGSFTLIQEETPKPGLSIIPHWDEDFNNRFKKTGEKMVCQTCGLTQKKSDDDKQQCPQCGDCKWTDAVE from the coding sequence ATGCAAACAGAAGATGTTAAGTTAACCGACTGGGCCAGAATACTGGTTGGTGATGTACCATATAGCTTTTATATAGAACTAATTATCCGGGCGGCATTTGTTTACCTGTTGCTCATAGTATCTATGCGCTTAATTGGTAAGCGTATGTCATCGCAAATAGGCCGTACTGAAATGGCGGCTTTAGTATCGTTAGCTGCAGCCATTGGTGTGCCTTTGCAAGCGCCAGACCGTGGTTTACTGCCTGCTGTAGCTATTGCTATTGTAGTAGTATTTACCGAACGGTGGATTGCTGCCAGAGCTTACAAAAGCCAGAACTTTGAAAAATTTATACAAGGCAACATTGATGTGCTGGTGAAAGATTCGGTTATGGACTTGAAAAATATGAAAAAAGTGCGTTTAACCCGCGAAAGACTGGTATCACAGCTCCGCTCAAACGGTATAAAACAGTTGGGAGAAGTAAAGCGCTTTTATATGGAAGCTAATGGTTCATTCACCCTAATACAAGAAGAAACGCCAAAGCCTGGCTTGTCAATCATACCACACTGGGATGAGGATTTTAATAATCGCTTTAAAAAAACCGGTGAAAAAATGGTATGCCAGACCTGTGGTCTCACCCAGAAAAAATCTGATGACGATAAACAGCAATGCCCTCAATGTGGTGATTGTAAATGGACGGACGCGGTTGAGTAA
- a CDS encoding inorganic diphosphatase, with protein MKIVNVIVESPKGSGHKYDYEPETKCFKLMKVLPAGLVFPFDFGFIPGTKGEDGDPLDMIIISEINSFPGCCMDCRIIGSIKAQQTERNGKTMRNDRFLGVPEVSQLFKDVKDLEHLPEGIISQIEYFFQNYNEQAGKKFEVLERLDAEAASKEIQ; from the coding sequence ATGAAAATAGTAAACGTAATAGTAGAAAGCCCTAAGGGTAGTGGCCACAAGTATGATTATGAACCGGAAACCAAATGTTTCAAATTGATGAAAGTACTACCGGCCGGCTTAGTATTTCCGTTCGATTTTGGCTTTATTCCGGGCACCAAAGGCGAAGATGGCGATCCGTTAGACATGATTATTATTTCTGAAATCAACAGCTTTCCGGGTTGCTGTATGGATTGCCGTATCATTGGCTCCATTAAGGCGCAGCAAACCGAACGCAATGGTAAAACTATGCGTAACGACCGCTTTTTAGGCGTACCTGAAGTATCGCAGTTGTTTAAGGATGTAAAAGATCTTGAACATCTGCCTGAAGGTATCATCAGCCAGATAGAATACTTCTTTCAAAATTATAATGAGCAGGCGGGCAAAAAATTTGAGGTTTTAGAAAGGCTTGATGCTGAAGCAGCCTCTAAAGAAATTCAATAA
- a CDS encoding BNR repeat-containing protein, with protein sequence MISTYIKYNLWMCLLLVSLLAANAQTIKLSTIATNGWASNSVNTVIFRKNSLATYKNMQYAAYYDSARYVVLAQRTSGSITWKVSRTPYQGDATDAHKSISVMVDGAGYLHVAWGQHNNPLNYARSVNPGSLTLTAKLGMTGQKENKLSYPEFYKLADGNLLFFYRDGGSGNGSLIMNYYNYKTQQWTRLQDNLVDGEGQRSAYWQVATDVTGTIHLSWVWRETPDVASNHDMAYACSKDGGKTWQKSTGEKYNLPIRAANAEYACKIPQNSELINQTSMFADAQGQPFIATYYREADQTVPQYHIIYHTGNKWQVSNLGFRKTPFSLSGTGTKRVPVSRPQLIAWKNGASIAAGLIFRDEELGDNVSMAIASNISNSKWEVQTLYNQPVGSWEPTLDTELWKDKGILNLFIQKVTQVDGEGNAKAQLQPIQVLEWKPGSKKK encoded by the coding sequence ATGATTTCTACCTATATAAAATATAACTTATGGATGTGCTTGTTGCTGGTCAGCTTACTGGCAGCAAATGCGCAAACCATCAAGCTAAGTACCATAGCAACTAATGGCTGGGCCAGCAATTCGGTGAACACGGTGATTTTCCGTAAAAACTCGTTAGCTACCTATAAAAACATGCAGTACGCCGCTTATTATGATAGTGCCCGGTATGTAGTACTGGCACAGCGTACAAGTGGCAGTATAACCTGGAAAGTTAGCCGAACTCCTTATCAGGGTGATGCTACCGATGCACATAAGTCGATCAGTGTTATGGTTGATGGTGCCGGTTATTTGCATGTGGCTTGGGGTCAGCATAATAATCCGCTTAATTATGCCAGAAGCGTAAATCCGGGTTCGTTAACCTTAACCGCAAAGCTGGGCATGACCGGACAGAAAGAAAATAAGTTAAGCTATCCTGAATTTTATAAACTAGCTGACGGAAACCTGTTGTTTTTTTATCGTGATGGCGGCTCAGGAAATGGTAGTTTAATTATGAACTACTATAATTATAAAACACAGCAATGGACACGCCTGCAAGATAACTTGGTAGATGGCGAAGGTCAGCGCAGCGCTTACTGGCAGGTAGCTACTGATGTAACCGGAACTATTCACCTATCATGGGTATGGCGCGAAACGCCTGATGTAGCCAGCAATCATGATATGGCTTATGCTTGCTCAAAAGATGGCGGCAAAACCTGGCAAAAATCAACCGGAGAAAAGTACAATTTGCCTATTAGGGCAGCTAATGCCGAGTACGCCTGCAAAATACCGCAAAACAGTGAATTGATTAATCAAACTTCTATGTTTGCCGATGCACAAGGGCAACCCTTTATTGCCACTTACTACCGAGAGGCAGATCAAACCGTTCCGCAATACCATATTATTTACCATACCGGCAATAAGTGGCAGGTAAGTAACTTGGGCTTCCGGAAAACACCTTTTAGTTTAAGTGGTACAGGTACAAAGCGTGTTCCGGTATCAAGGCCACAACTCATAGCCTGGAAAAATGGTGCTTCGATAGCAGCTGGTTTAATTTTCAGAGATGAGGAGTTGGGTGATAACGTATCTATGGCAATTGCCAGTAATATCAGCAATAGCAAGTGGGAGGTGCAAACCTTATACAACCAGCCGGTAGGCTCATGGGAACCTACGTTAGATACCGAACTGTGGAAAGATAAAGGCATCCTGAACCTCTTTATACAAAAAGTAACCCAGGTAGATGGAGAAGGTAACGCCAAAGCACAACTGCAACCGATACAAGTACTGGAGTGGAAGCCCGGTAGCAAGAAGAAATAA
- a CDS encoding glycoside hydrolase family 16 protein, which translates to MKFIKYSIGLFCLSIGFYQAAKGQTLTADTAGGYKLVWADEFNTEGVPDVSNWQYEQGFVRNHELQWYQPENARCHKGMLVIEAQKVHQPNPNYVAQSTNWKTNRQFIEYTSSSMNTRNLHQWQYGRMVMRGRIDTDAGLWPAFWTLGVTQPWPSNGEIDIMEYYRGKLLANIACGTATPSKAKWYSTAKPLPEFNDPKWSKKFHVWRMDWDKTAISLYVDDLLLNRVELKNLVNQDSTGFNPFNQPHYILLNLTLGGDNGGDVSATHLPKRFEVDYVRVYQQQ; encoded by the coding sequence ATGAAGTTCATAAAGTATAGCATCGGTTTATTTTGCCTAAGTATAGGCTTTTATCAGGCTGCAAAAGGGCAAACACTAACTGCTGATACAGCAGGAGGCTATAAATTAGTATGGGCTGATGAGTTTAACACCGAAGGCGTGCCTGATGTCAGCAACTGGCAGTATGAGCAAGGCTTTGTACGTAACCATGAACTGCAATGGTATCAGCCAGAAAATGCCAGATGCCATAAGGGTATGCTGGTTATTGAAGCGCAAAAGGTTCATCAGCCTAACCCTAATTATGTGGCGCAAAGTACCAACTGGAAAACCAACCGTCAGTTTATTGAATACACTTCATCCAGCATGAATACGCGCAACCTGCACCAATGGCAATATGGCCGAATGGTAATGCGAGGTCGTATTGATACGGATGCCGGTTTGTGGCCTGCCTTCTGGACTTTAGGTGTTACACAACCCTGGCCCTCAAATGGTGAAATTGATATTATGGAGTATTACCGTGGCAAACTGCTGGCTAATATTGCCTGTGGTACGGCTACGCCTTCAAAAGCCAAGTGGTACAGCACGGCCAAACCACTGCCAGAATTTAACGACCCTAAGTGGAGCAAAAAGTTTCATGTATGGCGTATGGATTGGGATAAAACCGCCATCAGTCTTTATGTAGATGATTTGCTGCTAAACAGGGTAGAATTAAAAAATTTGGTAAATCAAGATAGTACCGGTTTTAACCCGTTCAACCAGCCGCATTACATCTTGCTTAACCTGACGTTGGGCGGTGATAATGGCGGTGATGTATCAGCTACCCACCTTCCGAAACGATTTGAGGTAGATTACGTACGGGTATATCAACAACAATAA
- a CDS encoding DUF2264 domain-containing protein, with translation MKKLLLTFFIIPYCLTGIAQKKAAKAENTRQVWLTYMDKVARPVIENIAQNKLKANMPVQLSDRIDNRESRSKVAYLEAFARTLSGIAPWLQLEGGNATEVQLRNQYRTWALQGIANAVNPQAKDYLQWNGGQPLVDASYVALALIRSPWLWEHLDQNVQKQVVDALKITRNTVPVYTNWILFSGVIEAFFCKYDLGYDPVRVEYGVREFTQHWYVGDGMFSDGMQFHYDYYSSIVIYPNLSTMLDVTNDKYKSYPREREFVKQIGQRYAQILERLVNTDGSYPATGRSIVYRSGVFHHLANVAYKKQLPESLKPAQVREALTAVIKKTLGAPETFTKEGWLNIGLYGKQPGLADFYTTTGSLYICSNVFLPLGLPETDEFWSAPPQPWTSVKIWNGQDVQADHALDIRR, from the coding sequence ATGAAAAAACTACTTCTTACTTTCTTCATCATACCTTACTGCCTAACTGGCATTGCACAGAAAAAGGCTGCTAAAGCGGAAAATACTCGGCAAGTATGGCTGACCTATATGGATAAAGTAGCCCGGCCTGTAATAGAAAACATAGCACAAAATAAGCTGAAAGCCAACATGCCGGTACAGCTATCAGACCGGATTGATAACCGGGAAAGCCGTAGCAAAGTTGCCTACTTGGAAGCCTTTGCCCGTACCCTAAGTGGTATTGCACCCTGGCTGCAATTGGAAGGCGGCAATGCTACCGAAGTACAATTGCGAAATCAATATCGTACTTGGGCACTGCAAGGTATAGCTAATGCCGTGAACCCTCAGGCAAAAGATTATTTGCAATGGAACGGTGGGCAACCGCTGGTAGATGCCTCGTATGTAGCTTTAGCTTTAATCCGTTCGCCTTGGCTTTGGGAACATCTGGATCAAAATGTGCAAAAGCAAGTGGTGGATGCCTTGAAAATTACCCGTAATACCGTACCCGTTTATACCAATTGGATACTGTTTAGCGGTGTTATTGAAGCATTTTTCTGCAAGTATGATTTAGGTTATGACCCGGTTCGGGTAGAATATGGTGTACGTGAGTTTACCCAGCACTGGTATGTGGGTGATGGAATGTTTTCTGATGGGATGCAGTTTCATTACGATTATTACAGCAGTATCGTGATCTACCCCAACCTAAGCACCATGCTGGATGTGACAAATGATAAGTACAAAAGTTATCCGCGAGAACGGGAGTTTGTGAAACAGATTGGTCAGCGTTACGCTCAGATATTAGAACGGCTGGTTAATACCGATGGTAGCTATCCTGCAACCGGGCGTTCTATCGTGTATCGAAGCGGTGTATTTCATCATCTGGCCAACGTGGCTTACAAAAAACAATTACCAGAATCCTTAAAGCCGGCTCAGGTACGTGAAGCGTTAACTGCCGTTATCAAAAAAACGTTGGGTGCACCCGAAACTTTTACTAAAGAAGGTTGGCTTAACATTGGCTTATATGGTAAGCAACCCGGCCTGGCTGATTTTTATACCACTACGGGTAGCTTATATATCTGCAGCAATGTATTTCTGCCTTTGGGCCTGCCTGAAACCGATGAGTTCTGGAGCGCACCGCCGCAACCCTGGACTTCCGTAAAAATTTGGAATGGCCAAGATGTACAAGCCGATCATGCTCTGGATATCAGAAGATAA
- a CDS encoding glycoside hydrolase family 43 protein, with amino-acid sequence MNFNKIFFGTKLLVAGLLAISFAAHAQETVTSKAAKLTQFTPGTIWPDNKGVHINAHGGGMLYQKGTYYWFGEHKIAGGAGNRAMVGVHCYSSKDLYNWKDEGIALAVSPDTTSDIAKGCILERPKVVYNKKTKKYVMWFHLELLGQGYKAARAGLAISDKATGPYTFVKSYRPNAGFMPIYPPGTPDNEKVDCANPKNKSEGFFCRDVPGGQMARDMNVFVDDDGKAYHIFSAEENFTLDIAELNDDYTGHTGKFTRVYAGHQTEAPAIFKHNGTYYLIGSGTTGWAPNPARWFSAPSIWGPWTYHGNPCVGTGSEITFGGQSTYVLPVVGKKDAFIFMADKWTPKDAIDGRYLWLPIVFKGNDIEIDWLDKWDLSAFKK; translated from the coding sequence ATGAATTTCAATAAAATATTTTTCGGCACTAAGCTCTTGGTAGCTGGCTTACTCGCTATTTCGTTTGCTGCTCATGCGCAAGAAACGGTTACTAGCAAAGCGGCTAAACTAACTCAATTTACGCCGGGCACTATCTGGCCGGATAATAAAGGCGTACATATCAATGCGCATGGCGGTGGAATGCTGTATCAAAAAGGTACTTATTACTGGTTTGGCGAGCATAAAATTGCAGGCGGTGCCGGTAACCGGGCTATGGTGGGCGTGCATTGCTATTCCTCGAAAGACTTGTACAACTGGAAGGACGAGGGTATTGCTTTGGCTGTCTCGCCCGATACTACCAGTGATATTGCCAAAGGTTGCATACTGGAGCGCCCTAAGGTAGTGTACAATAAGAAGACTAAAAAGTACGTCATGTGGTTCCACCTGGAACTGCTGGGGCAGGGGTATAAAGCTGCACGTGCTGGTTTAGCCATTAGTGATAAAGCAACAGGGCCTTACACCTTTGTAAAAAGTTATCGCCCTAATGCCGGTTTCATGCCGATTTATCCGCCAGGCACACCCGATAATGAGAAGGTAGATTGTGCTAATCCTAAAAATAAGAGTGAAGGCTTTTTTTGCCGCGATGTACCCGGCGGCCAGATGGCCCGTGATATGAATGTGTTTGTAGATGATGACGGTAAAGCCTACCACATCTTTTCGGCCGAAGAAAACTTTACGCTGGATATTGCCGAGCTGAATGATGATTATACTGGCCATACCGGCAAGTTTACCCGGGTATATGCCGGTCATCAAACCGAAGCACCTGCTATTTTTAAGCATAATGGTACTTACTACTTAATCGGTTCGGGTACCACGGGTTGGGCTCCTAATCCGGCACGCTGGTTCTCGGCACCTTCTATTTGGGGACCGTGGACGTATCATGGTAACCCATGTGTAGGCACTGGTTCTGAAATTACATTTGGCGGTCAAAGTACTTATGTACTCCCGGTAGTCGGTAAAAAGGATGCTTTCATTTTTATGGCTGATAAGTGGACGCCTAAAGATGCCATTGATGGCCGTTATTTATGGTTGCCTATTGTTTTCAAAGGCAATGATATAGAAATTGATTGGTTAGACAAGTGGGATTTAAGCGCTTTTAAAAAGTAA